The following nucleotide sequence is from Roseivirga sp. BDSF3-8.
ATAGCCTGGCTCTCATCAGTCAGTTCCAGCACATGCGTTCCGCGATTGGTGGAAAACAGCTTCTGCACGTAGTAGTTGGGCGTTCCGTAAGCCTCAAGGTTATTAAACCAGATCAGGTCCGGTGTCCACTGCCAGCCATCTGCATGCGCAAACAGCGGCGCATAAGAGGTTAGTTGGACTACCTCCGCATTTCTCTCGAGACCCGTCATAAAGGCCGCTTCTGAGAGCGCGCAGTTCCAGTTATTCTTATTATCCGGGCTGGCTATGGCCACGCTCTGGGCCGCATACTCGCCTGCGAATATCTTCGGCCCGTTACGGTCATACTTGTCGTAGCGGTCGGCATTTTCAAGGAACCACTCCGGGTTACGGTAGTAGTGCTCATCTATGATCTCCGCATTCAGCTTTTTCAGCTCTGCCATACCATAGTCAAACATCTCCCCATCAGGGTAAGGTCCGCTGCCGGATACAATGATCATATCAGGGTACTGGCTTTTGATGGCCTTCTCAAATTCCTTGTAGCGCTTAATGTACTCAGGGCCCCACTGCTCATTGCCTATGCCTATGTATTTCATGTTGAACGGCTCCGGGTGACCCATGTCAGCCCGTAGCTTACCCCATTCAGATGATACAGGGCCATTGGCAAACTCGATCAGATCCAGCGCATCCTGCACGTAAGGGTCCAGTTCGTCCATCGGCACGAGCTGAGCCGTGTTGAACTGGCAGGCCATGCCGCAGCTAAGGATAGGTAGCGGCTCGGCACCCAGGTCTTCGGATAACTGAAAGTACTCGAAAAAGCCAAGCCCGAAGCTCTGAAAGTAGTCCGGCGTAGGCCGGTGATCGAACTCCGTGTTCCAGCGGTTTATAAGCGTGAAGCGATTTTCGATATCGCCTACCGTCTTCTTCCACTGGTACCGTCTGTCCAGGGTGCGGCCCTCCACTATGCAACCACCGGGAAACCGGAGAAAGCCGGGGTCAAGATCAGCCAGCAACTGCACCAGGTCCTTCCTTAGCCCCTGGGGGCGGTTCTTCCATGTATCCGCCGGAAACATAGAGACCATGTCCAGGTCTACTGTACCCGTTCCCTCAAAGGCGATCTCCACATGACCCTTCATGGCCGTACCATTAGCGGTAATGGCAGATTCGTACTTATTCCAATCACTACCGCTAAGGCTGACGGTGGTACGGCCGAGCTCCTGTCCTGTAGAGTCTTTCAGCATGACATTCAGCGAGACATCCCCTTCCATTACACGGGCCATAAGGCTCAGGTTGTATTGGCTGCCTTCCCTGATGCCCATGCCGCGGTAGCCCGAGTTCGTCAGGCGGTAGCCATTCTCAGCCTTTACATCCACACGGAGGAAGTTCTTATTCGCTTCATCCGGGTTTGCCTTAACCGGCATCGCAAAGCCGGAATTTTCGTTCATAGAGAACCGGTTGCTCTCAGGCTGCTCCCAGCCCATCATAGGTTCGTCAAACTCAAAGGAGCGGTTTTTTATCATCTCTGCATAGATGCCACCGTCTGCCGCAAAGTTGATGTCCTCAAAGAAGATACCGTACATTGTCGGCTGTATCTCAGCCACTGCATCGCTGGCATCTACCTTATACACATGCTCAGCAGCAGCTTCCCCTCCTACCTCTGCTTTCAAAGGCCGCGAGTAGGAGTCCGCACAGGCTTGCAATAGTCCAAGGCAGACTACCAGGCATAGCAGCCTTAGTACATTAGTCATTCGCTGCATTGCCTACCAGGTTAGGGTTATTATTCATTTCATTAAGCGGTATGGGTATGAGTTTCCGGTCTGGAGTAAAGTTCAGGAACTCCGGATCATGAGCCTGCAGCAACTGAAGCTTCTGAGCATCATCCAGCCAGCCCCAGCGCATGATGTCGAACCAGCGTGAGCTTTCTACAGCCAGCTCCATTACCCGCTCGTGGGCAAGCTGGTCCATGAACTGATCGAGGGTATAGCCTGCAAATTCAGACTCGCGATCAGGAAGATTGGCGCGGTCGCGCACGATCTGCACATACTCTGCAGCAGCGCCTATGTTACCGGTATTAGCCAGGCATTCGGCATACATCAGCAGCACATCCGCATAGCGAATGATGGGGTAGTTAATCCCGGAGAAGTCAGCATTACCTCCCATATCGGCCAGGGTGAATTTCTTGAGGAAATAATCGTTTTCTCCGTAAGGCCAGGGCTGTCCGAAGGCCATGTCATAGCCCTCTTCCGGTTCGTAAGACAGGATAGTGGCATGGTAGCGCTCATCCAGGTTACCATCTACCGTAAGCTCCTGGCGCATTTCGTTATACAGCCAGTTTGTAGGGTAAAAGT
It contains:
- a CDS encoding alpha-L-arabinofuranosidase C-terminal domain-containing protein codes for the protein MQRMTNVLRLLCLVVCLGLLQACADSYSRPLKAEVGGEAAAEHVYKVDASDAVAEIQPTMYGIFFEDINFAADGGIYAEMIKNRSFEFDEPMMGWEQPESNRFSMNENSGFAMPVKANPDEANKNFLRVDVKAENGYRLTNSGYRGMGIREGSQYNLSLMARVMEGDVSLNVMLKDSTGQELGRTTVSLSGSDWNKYESAITANGTAMKGHVEIAFEGTGTVDLDMVSMFPADTWKNRPQGLRKDLVQLLADLDPGFLRFPGGCIVEGRTLDRRYQWKKTVGDIENRFTLINRWNTEFDHRPTPDYFQSFGLGFFEYFQLSEDLGAEPLPILSCGMACQFNTAQLVPMDELDPYVQDALDLIEFANGPVSSEWGKLRADMGHPEPFNMKYIGIGNEQWGPEYIKRYKEFEKAIKSQYPDMIIVSGSGPYPDGEMFDYGMAELKKLNAEIIDEHYYRNPEWFLENADRYDKYDRNGPKIFAGEYAAQSVAIASPDNKNNWNCALSEAAFMTGLERNAEVVQLTSYAPLFAHADGWQWTPDLIWFNNLEAYGTPNYYVQKLFSTNRGTHVLELTDESQAITGQEGMYATAAKDEEAKELIFKVVNVNNAEQAITFDVSGVNGLQRKGKKLVLHSDNMQQVNSFENPKQLSPSEEEIKVKGDQFEVSVAPHSLTVFRVGYKDLVN